The following coding sequences lie in one Burkholderia cepacia genomic window:
- the cysD gene encoding sulfate adenylyltransferase subunit CysD, with amino-acid sequence MPLARYRWRHARNAAHVARHRHETRRRTMLTHLERLEAESIHIMREVVAESENPVMLYSIGKDSSVMLHLAMKAFYPAKPPFPLLHVDTTWKFREMIAFRDETAARLGLDLRVHINPEGVENDINPFTHGSAVHTDVWKTQGLKQALDHYGFDAAFGGARRDEEKSRAKERIVSLRSEQHRWDPKRQRPELWSLYNARKRKGESLRVFPISNWTELDIWQYIQLHDIPIVPLYYAKERPVVERDGALIMVDDERLPLRDGEQPQMRKVRFRTLGCYPLTGAIDSDASSLDDILQEMRETRTSERQGRLIDSDSAGSMEKKKQEGYF; translated from the coding sequence ATGCCGCTCGCTCGATACCGTTGGCGTCATGCACGAAACGCCGCACATGTCGCGCGGCACCGGCATGAAACAAGGAGACGAACGATGTTGACCCACTTGGAGCGGCTGGAGGCCGAAAGCATCCACATCATGCGCGAGGTGGTGGCCGAGAGCGAGAACCCGGTGATGCTGTATTCGATCGGCAAGGACAGCTCGGTCATGCTGCATCTCGCGATGAAGGCGTTCTACCCGGCGAAGCCGCCCTTTCCGCTGCTGCACGTCGATACGACGTGGAAATTCCGCGAAATGATCGCGTTTCGCGACGAGACGGCCGCGCGCCTCGGCCTCGACCTGCGCGTGCACATCAACCCCGAGGGCGTCGAGAACGACATCAACCCGTTCACGCACGGCTCGGCTGTGCACACCGACGTGTGGAAGACGCAGGGGCTCAAGCAGGCGCTCGATCACTACGGCTTCGACGCCGCGTTCGGTGGCGCGCGCCGCGACGAGGAGAAATCGCGCGCGAAGGAGCGCATCGTATCGCTGCGCTCGGAACAGCACCGCTGGGACCCGAAGCGCCAGCGCCCGGAGCTCTGGTCGCTGTACAACGCGCGCAAACGCAAGGGTGAAAGCCTGCGCGTGTTCCCGATCTCGAACTGGACCGAGCTCGACATCTGGCAGTACATCCAGCTTCACGACATTCCGATCGTGCCGCTCTACTACGCGAAGGAACGGCCCGTCGTCGAACGCGACGGCGCGTTGATCATGGTCGACGATGAACGATTGCCGCTGCGCGACGGCGAGCAGCCGCAGATGCGCAAGGTGCGCTTTCGCACGCTCGGCTGCTATCCGCTGACGGGCGCGATCGACAGCGATGCGAGCTCGCTCGACGACATCCTGCAGGAAATGCGCGAGACGCGCACATCCGAGCGTCAAGGACGACTGATCGACAGCGATTCGGCCGGTTCGATGGAAAAGAAGAAACAGGAGGGATATTTCTGA
- a CDS encoding MFS transporter, translated as MNPPSSALPGRDPLASAVSKVKWHVLPLVLIMFIANYIDRVNVGFVDRHLEASIGIGAAAYGLGAGLFFVGYALFEVPSNLLMQRYGARVWLARIMATWGIVAAAMAFVWNDTSFYTLRFLLGVAEAGFFPGVVLYLSQWLPPQERGKAMAIFLGGSAFASVLSGPVTGALLSIRGFGLEGWQWMFLIEGLFSVALCGASWLLLKSHIRDATWLTAEERTALQNALDEERAARDVRSNVPVRATALLRDPQIMLFCFLYFSIQLTIYAATFWLPTIIRKMGGLTDFQVGLYNTIPWMIAIGAMYGFAVLSSKWKHPQRWLACALVLAACGLFASTSHDPVWSFASICFAALGFKAASSLFWPIPQGYLDTRVAAAVIALINSVGNLGGFVAPTAFGYLKQHTGSITGGLYALAIASLVAAVAALFARTHRRSDPPRGLPADASFTNTSMLRHAEH; from the coding sequence TTGAACCCGCCCTCGTCCGCCCTGCCCGGCCGCGACCCGCTCGCGTCCGCCGTCTCGAAAGTGAAGTGGCACGTGCTGCCGCTCGTGCTGATCATGTTCATCGCGAACTACATCGACCGCGTGAACGTCGGCTTCGTCGATCGCCACCTCGAAGCGTCCATCGGCATCGGCGCAGCGGCGTACGGGCTCGGCGCCGGGTTGTTCTTCGTCGGTTATGCGTTGTTCGAAGTGCCGTCTAACCTGTTGATGCAGCGTTACGGCGCACGCGTGTGGCTCGCCCGCATCATGGCGACGTGGGGCATCGTCGCGGCCGCGATGGCGTTCGTATGGAACGACACGTCGTTCTACACGCTGCGCTTCCTGCTCGGCGTGGCCGAGGCCGGTTTCTTCCCGGGCGTCGTGCTGTACCTGTCGCAATGGCTGCCGCCGCAGGAGCGCGGCAAGGCGATGGCAATCTTCCTCGGCGGCTCCGCGTTCGCGTCGGTGCTGTCCGGGCCCGTGACCGGCGCGTTGCTGTCGATCCGCGGCTTCGGCCTCGAAGGCTGGCAGTGGATGTTCCTGATCGAGGGGCTGTTCTCGGTCGCGCTGTGCGGCGCGAGCTGGCTGCTGCTGAAATCGCATATCCGCGACGCGACGTGGCTCACGGCCGAAGAACGCACGGCGCTTCAGAACGCGCTCGACGAGGAACGCGCGGCGCGCGACGTACGCTCGAACGTGCCGGTGCGCGCCACCGCGCTGCTGCGCGACCCGCAGATCATGCTGTTCTGCTTCCTGTACTTCTCGATCCAGCTGACGATCTACGCGGCCACGTTCTGGCTGCCGACGATCATCCGCAAGATGGGTGGCCTCACCGATTTCCAGGTCGGCCTGTACAACACGATTCCGTGGATGATCGCGATCGGCGCAATGTACGGCTTCGCCGTGCTGTCGTCGAAGTGGAAGCACCCGCAGCGCTGGCTCGCCTGTGCGCTCGTGCTCGCCGCCTGCGGGCTGTTCGCGTCGACGTCGCACGATCCGGTGTGGTCGTTCGCGTCGATCTGCTTCGCCGCGCTCGGCTTCAAGGCCGCGTCGTCGCTGTTCTGGCCGATCCCGCAAGGCTATCTCGACACGCGCGTGGCCGCGGCCGTGATCGCGCTGATCAACTCGGTCGGCAACCTCGGTGGTTTCGTCGCGCCGACGGCGTTCGGCTATCTGAAGCAACATACGGGTTCGATCACGGGCGGCCTGTATGCGCTCGCGATCGCTTCGCTCGTCGCCGCGGTCGCCGCGCTGTTCGCTCGCACGCACCGGCGCAGCGATCCGCCGCGTGGCCTGCCGGCCGACGCATCCTTCACGAACACTTCGATGCTCCGCCATGCCGAACACTGA
- a CDS encoding lactonase family protein, giving the protein MPNTDRLTVVVSNAADGDLATFSLAGDGTLAPLARYPAADVAMPIAVQADHARLYVATRGEQPTIVAFRIAVTGALARIGTTAIDASHAYLSLDRSGRWLLGASYGGNSLSLYDAARIRDGDGTPLQVAGGIANAHSVIVSPDNRFAYVSSLGSDRVFGFALVEDAAGLRAVEHGETRVPAGFGPRHLQFADDGRTLIVVSEFQATLATFARDPDTGRLGDAHVSPRHPTVAELTPGHARPPAPAEPSVWAADLHLTPDERFAYVSERTSSRLLCYRRNEDGAFEPAHATATETQPRGFAIDPSGRWLVACGEQSEHVAVYAIAPDDGALTPHARVPGGRGANWIAIV; this is encoded by the coding sequence ATGCCGAACACTGACCGCCTGACCGTCGTCGTCTCGAATGCCGCCGACGGCGACCTCGCCACGTTCTCCCTCGCCGGCGACGGTACACTCGCGCCGCTCGCGCGCTACCCGGCGGCCGACGTCGCGATGCCGATCGCCGTACAGGCCGACCACGCGCGGCTGTACGTCGCGACGCGCGGCGAACAGCCGACGATCGTCGCCTTCCGCATCGCCGTCACGGGTGCGCTCGCGCGCATCGGCACGACCGCGATCGACGCGAGCCACGCGTACCTGTCGCTCGACCGCAGCGGCCGCTGGCTGCTCGGCGCGTCGTACGGCGGGAATTCGCTGAGCCTCTACGACGCCGCGCGCATCCGCGACGGCGACGGTACGCCGCTGCAGGTCGCGGGCGGCATCGCGAACGCGCACTCGGTGATCGTGTCGCCGGACAACCGTTTCGCGTACGTCAGCTCGCTCGGCTCGGATCGCGTGTTCGGCTTCGCGCTCGTCGAGGATGCGGCCGGCCTGCGTGCGGTCGAGCACGGCGAAACGCGCGTGCCGGCCGGTTTCGGCCCGCGTCACCTGCAGTTCGCGGATGACGGCCGCACGCTCATCGTCGTCAGCGAATTCCAGGCCACGCTCGCGACCTTTGCACGCGACCCCGACACCGGACGGCTCGGCGATGCGCACGTGAGCCCGCGCCATCCGACCGTCGCCGAACTCACGCCAGGCCATGCGCGGCCGCCAGCACCCGCCGAGCCTTCCGTCTGGGCCGCCGACCTGCACCTGACGCCCGACGAACGCTTCGCGTATGTCAGCGAGCGCACGTCGAGCCGCCTGCTCTGCTATCGCCGCAACGAAGACGGGGCGTTCGAACCCGCTCACGCGACGGCGACCGAGACGCAGCCGCGCGGGTTCGCGATCGATCCGTCGGGACGCTGGCTCGTCGCCTGCGGCGAACAGTCGGAACACGTGGCGGTGTATGCAATCGCACCGGACGACGGTGCGCTGACGCCGCACGCACGCGTGCCGGGCGGACGCGGCGCGAACTGGATCGCGATCGTCTGA
- a CDS encoding helix-turn-helix transcriptional regulator, which produces MRIALAPGDTATHDGFDDAAWTARELSAWLGLVYQGPSEATPWAGFLEAARVRLDASFTTLVLRNPGGARHGLIINASTHGPLLPGEPSYSEQFYALCPFLDQPPGQVFTADRLFGETAWRAHDFYRQYLQPLDLRYILGANLRGERGVECAFFVSRAHGSRDFDAAERAQVATLLPHLQRAVELHAAFDVLDAERALYAGTVDRLDVGTAIVDEDGRVIKRNRIAERLIEQQDGLCVRQERLHASCPLDERRLQKALQAALEHFRAGALTRIEATTLSRPGGAMPLSVLLRPLAPYRGAEDRQHRPAVAVFVRDPASSPQTSRDMLHRLFRLTPMETEIALLLVDGLTLDEAAAATGITKNTARAHLRGIFAKTGATRQAVLVKTLLNSVVSMA; this is translated from the coding sequence ATGCGGATCGCGCTGGCGCCCGGCGATACGGCCACGCACGACGGCTTCGATGACGCGGCCTGGACGGCGCGCGAACTCAGCGCGTGGCTCGGGCTCGTCTATCAGGGGCCGTCGGAAGCGACGCCGTGGGCCGGCTTTCTCGAAGCGGCTCGCGTGCGGCTCGACGCGAGCTTCACGACGCTCGTGCTGCGCAATCCGGGCGGCGCACGGCACGGGCTCATCATCAACGCGTCGACGCACGGCCCGCTGCTGCCCGGCGAGCCGTCGTACAGCGAGCAGTTCTATGCGCTGTGCCCGTTTCTCGACCAACCGCCTGGCCAGGTCTTCACGGCCGACCGGCTGTTCGGCGAAACCGCATGGCGCGCGCACGACTTCTACCGGCAGTACCTGCAGCCGCTCGACCTGCGCTACATCCTCGGTGCGAACCTGCGCGGCGAACGCGGCGTCGAGTGCGCGTTCTTCGTGAGCCGCGCACACGGCAGCCGCGATTTCGACGCCGCCGAGCGCGCGCAGGTCGCGACGCTGCTGCCGCACTTGCAGCGCGCGGTCGAGCTGCATGCGGCATTCGATGTGCTCGATGCCGAACGCGCGCTGTACGCGGGCACCGTCGACCGGCTCGATGTCGGCACCGCGATCGTCGACGAGGACGGCCGTGTGATCAAGCGCAACCGCATCGCCGAACGGCTGATCGAGCAGCAGGACGGGCTGTGCGTACGCCAGGAGCGGCTCCACGCGTCGTGCCCGCTCGACGAGCGCCGGCTGCAAAAGGCGCTGCAGGCCGCGCTCGAGCATTTCCGCGCCGGTGCGCTCACGCGCATCGAAGCCACCACGCTGTCGCGCCCCGGCGGCGCAATGCCGCTGAGCGTGCTACTGCGCCCGCTCGCGCCCTATCGCGGCGCCGAGGACCGCCAGCACCGGCCGGCCGTCGCGGTGTTCGTGCGCGATCCCGCGTCGTCGCCGCAGACGTCGCGCGACATGCTGCACCGGCTGTTCCGGCTCACGCCGATGGAAACCGAGATCGCGCTGCTGCTCGTCGACGGGCTGACGCTCGACGAAGCGGCCGCCGCGACGGGCATCACGAAGAACACCGCCCGTGCGCACCTGCGCGGCATCTTCGCGAAAACGGGCGCGACACGGCAGGCCGTGCTCGTGAAGACGCTGCTCAACAGCGTCGTGTCGATGGCGTAG
- a CDS encoding DUF1214 domain-containing protein has translation MTDDTRATQLLSGQTWADFCDTLKRSGQQILRAEAPDDPLTRAEGFRYLSRLMRIALEMHVEFADGAWPGFFSPSHETAKIGADNPDNLYQYARLDGRCEYRVTGRRGTVAYLSFGTQKGGYETDGKMLQTGFLDAKQLEIAPDGSFEIVLGETPRAGNWVRMEPGTNALLVRQTFLDRRTETPAQLKIERIGADARPAPLDPLVLQGGLTRAAQFVEQTSKLFADWAASYRSHVNALPPADQALCQSVGGDPNIYYYHSCWALADDEALVIDVDTVPDCDFWNVQLNNYWMESLDYRHFDICVNKHSARLNADGGVTVVVAAARPGDANWLDTAGHRTGTICWRWVGAAQPVHPRTRVVKLATLKEAA, from the coding sequence ATGACGGACGACACACGTGCCACGCAATTGCTTTCGGGCCAGACCTGGGCCGATTTCTGCGACACCCTGAAACGCAGCGGACAACAGATCCTGCGCGCCGAAGCGCCGGACGATCCGCTGACACGCGCGGAAGGCTTCCGCTACCTGAGCCGGCTGATGCGCATCGCGCTCGAAATGCACGTCGAGTTCGCGGACGGCGCATGGCCCGGCTTTTTCTCGCCGTCGCACGAGACCGCGAAGATCGGCGCGGACAATCCCGACAACCTGTACCAGTACGCGCGCCTCGACGGCCGCTGTGAATATCGCGTGACGGGGCGGCGCGGCACGGTCGCGTACCTGAGCTTCGGCACGCAGAAGGGCGGCTACGAAACCGACGGCAAGATGCTGCAGACGGGCTTTCTCGACGCGAAACAGCTGGAGATCGCACCGGACGGCAGCTTCGAGATCGTGCTGGGCGAGACGCCGCGCGCGGGGAACTGGGTGCGCATGGAGCCGGGCACGAACGCGCTGCTGGTGCGCCAGACCTTCCTCGACCGGCGCACGGAAACGCCTGCGCAACTGAAGATCGAGCGCATCGGCGCCGACGCTCGGCCGGCGCCGCTCGATCCGCTCGTGCTGCAGGGCGGCCTCACGCGCGCCGCGCAATTCGTCGAGCAGACGTCGAAGCTGTTCGCGGACTGGGCCGCGAGCTACCGGTCGCACGTGAACGCACTGCCGCCCGCCGATCAGGCGCTGTGCCAGTCGGTCGGCGGCGACCCGAACATCTACTACTACCACTCGTGCTGGGCGCTGGCCGACGACGAGGCGCTCGTGATCGACGTCGACACGGTGCCCGACTGCGACTTCTGGAACGTGCAGCTCAACAACTACTGGATGGAGTCGCTCGACTACCGGCACTTCGACATCTGCGTGAACAAGCACAGCGCACGGTTGAATGCCGACGGCGGCGTGACGGTCGTCGTCGCGGCCGCGCGGCCGGGCGACGCGAACTGGCTCGATACGGCCGGACATCGCACCGGCACGATCTGCTGGCGCTGGGTCGGCGCGGCGCAACCGGTGCATCCGCGCACGCGCGTCGTGAAGCTCGCCACGCTGAAGGAGGCCGCATGA
- the cysN gene encoding sulfate adenylyltransferase subunit CysN has product MAHVLIAPDELARHTPEAPATGDAPTQTQDLLRFITCGSVDDGKSTLIGRLLYESNMLFDDQLTQLEADSKKVGTQGGELDFALLVDGLSAEREQGITIDVAYRFFATARRKFIVADTPGHEQYTRNMITGASTADLAVILIDARKGVLTQTRRHSHLVALIGIKRVVLAINKMDLVDYDRAVFDRIDADYRAFAAELGLADIVSIPMSALRGDNVIAPSARMPWYTGASLMQHLDHLPLAARVTRDEPFRLPVQWVNRPHLNFRGYAGSIASGEIRVGERVRVLPSGKESRVASVITQSGDNDIARAGDAVTLTLADEIDISRGDMIASADAPPEVADQFEATLVWMHDEPMLPGRPYLVKLGTQTVGATCATPKYKIDVNTREHLAARTLALNEIGVCNLSFDRPVAFDPYDRNRHTGGFIVIDRFTNDTVGAGMLHFALRRAHNVHWQAVDVDRDARAMQKAQTPRIVWLTGLSGAGKSTIANLVEKRLHALGKHTYLLDGDNVRHGLNRDLGFTEADRVENIRRVSEVARLMLDAGLITLVSFISPFRAEREMARALVGPDEFVEVFVDTPLSVAEERDPKGLYKKARRGELKHFTGIDSPYEPPAQPELRVDTVAESPEEAADRIVAYLLRERAA; this is encoded by the coding sequence ATGGCACACGTACTCATTGCGCCCGACGAGCTCGCGCGCCACACCCCCGAAGCGCCCGCGACCGGCGACGCGCCCACGCAAACCCAGGACCTGCTGCGGTTCATCACGTGCGGCAGCGTCGACGACGGCAAGAGCACGCTGATCGGCCGCCTGCTGTACGAGTCGAACATGCTGTTCGACGACCAGCTCACGCAGCTCGAAGCCGATTCGAAGAAGGTCGGCACGCAAGGCGGCGAACTCGATTTCGCGCTGCTCGTCGACGGCCTGTCGGCCGAGCGCGAGCAAGGGATCACGATCGACGTCGCGTACCGCTTCTTCGCGACCGCACGACGCAAGTTCATCGTCGCCGATACGCCCGGCCACGAGCAGTACACGCGCAACATGATCACCGGCGCGTCGACCGCCGATCTCGCGGTGATCCTGATCGATGCGCGCAAGGGCGTGCTCACGCAGACGCGCCGCCATAGCCATCTCGTCGCGCTGATCGGCATCAAGCGCGTCGTGCTCGCGATCAACAAGATGGATCTGGTCGACTACGACCGGGCCGTGTTCGACCGCATCGACGCCGACTATCGCGCGTTCGCGGCCGAACTCGGGCTCGCGGACATCGTCAGTATCCCGATGTCGGCGCTGCGCGGCGACAACGTGATCGCGCCAAGCGCGCGGATGCCGTGGTACACCGGAGCGTCGCTGATGCAGCATCTCGACCACCTGCCGCTCGCCGCGCGCGTGACGCGCGATGAACCGTTCCGGCTGCCCGTGCAGTGGGTCAACCGTCCGCACCTGAACTTCCGTGGTTATGCGGGCAGCATCGCGTCGGGCGAGATCCGCGTCGGCGAGCGCGTGCGCGTGCTGCCGTCCGGCAAGGAGAGCCGTGTCGCATCGGTGATCACGCAAAGCGGCGACAACGACATCGCGCGCGCCGGCGACGCAGTGACGCTCACGCTCGCCGACGAAATCGACATCAGTCGTGGCGACATGATCGCGAGCGCCGACGCACCGCCGGAAGTCGCCGACCAGTTCGAGGCGACGCTCGTGTGGATGCACGACGAGCCGATGCTGCCCGGCCGCCCGTATCTCGTGAAGCTCGGCACGCAGACGGTCGGCGCGACCTGCGCGACGCCGAAGTACAAGATCGACGTGAACACGCGCGAGCATCTCGCCGCGCGCACGCTCGCGCTCAACGAGATCGGCGTGTGCAACCTGAGCTTCGACCGGCCCGTCGCGTTCGATCCGTACGACCGCAACCGTCATACGGGCGGCTTCATCGTGATCGACCGCTTCACCAACGACACGGTCGGCGCCGGGATGCTCCACTTCGCGCTGCGCCGCGCGCACAACGTGCACTGGCAGGCCGTCGACGTCGATCGCGACGCGCGCGCGATGCAGAAGGCGCAGACACCGCGCATCGTGTGGCTGACGGGGCTGTCGGGCGCCGGCAAGTCGACGATCGCGAACCTCGTCGAGAAGCGGCTGCACGCGCTCGGCAAGCACACGTACCTGCTTGACGGCGACAACGTGCGGCACGGGCTCAATCGCGATCTCGGCTTCACCGAGGCCGATCGCGTGGAGAACATCCGGCGCGTTTCCGAAGTCGCACGGCTGATGCTCGACGCGGGGCTCATCACGCTCGTGTCGTTCATCTCGCCGTTCCGCGCGGAACGCGAGATGGCCCGCGCGCTCGTCGGTCCCGACGAATTCGTCGAAGTGTTCGTCGACACGCCGCTCTCGGTCGCCGAGGAGCGCGATCCGAAGGGGCTGTACAAGAAGGCGCGGCGCGGCGAGCTGAAGCACTTCACGGGCATCGACTCGCCGTACGAGCCGCCCGCGCAGCCCGAACTGCGCGTCGACACGGTGGCCGAGTCGCCGGAGGAAGCCGCCGACCGCATCGTCGCGTACCTGCTGCGCGAGCGCGCGGCCTAA
- a CDS encoding sulfotransferase family protein — MNAPLDQIRTLLAPDGLIAEAVSRTGGLAVFGDGPYREALDVMCASLIDEAKLSARGAQMMREKLVGQLVNRLVVEDYFVRHPEIADIAIDDPLVIVGLPRTGTTLLQRLLAVDPRFHSAAWWETRYPAPLAGETLDAPAVRIARAQAEVAMMVDCIPQILTIHPLDAMLADEEFMLMEHSFVCAMDSYANVPRYTAWLARQDLTPVYTYLKRMLQFLQWQKARRGIAPAQRWLLKTPQHLHAIDVLCRVFPRAQVVLTHRDPAQTIPSMASMAHTLWQMYADDPDPLAVGAQWNAGMARAISAAMVARDALPADRFLDVRFEDTVSNPLGVAEAVYAFAGMPLDAAQRAAMTDWMARNGRDKRAAHDYSIARFGFTDAQLAHDFAAYRARHLRAAG; from the coding sequence ATGAACGCGCCGCTCGACCAGATTCGTACGCTGCTGGCTCCTGACGGCCTGATCGCCGAGGCCGTATCGCGCACGGGCGGGCTCGCCGTGTTCGGCGACGGGCCGTATCGCGAGGCGCTCGACGTGATGTGCGCATCGCTGATCGACGAAGCGAAGCTGTCCGCACGCGGCGCGCAGATGATGCGCGAGAAGCTCGTCGGCCAGCTCGTGAACCGGCTCGTCGTCGAGGATTACTTCGTGCGTCATCCGGAAATTGCGGACATCGCGATCGACGATCCGCTCGTGATCGTCGGCCTGCCGCGCACGGGTACGACGCTGCTGCAGCGGCTGCTGGCCGTGGATCCGCGCTTTCATTCGGCTGCATGGTGGGAAACGCGCTACCCGGCGCCGCTCGCCGGCGAGACGCTCGACGCGCCGGCCGTGCGCATCGCGCGTGCGCAGGCCGAGGTCGCGATGATGGTCGACTGCATTCCGCAGATCCTGACGATCCATCCGCTCGATGCGATGCTCGCCGACGAGGAGTTCATGCTGATGGAGCATTCGTTCGTGTGCGCGATGGATTCGTACGCGAACGTACCGCGCTACACGGCGTGGCTCGCGCGGCAGGATCTCACGCCGGTCTACACGTACCTGAAGCGGATGCTGCAGTTCCTGCAGTGGCAGAAGGCGCGGCGCGGTATTGCGCCGGCGCAGCGCTGGCTGCTGAAGACGCCGCAGCACCTGCATGCGATCGACGTGCTGTGCCGCGTGTTTCCGCGCGCGCAGGTCGTGCTCACGCACCGCGATCCCGCGCAGACGATTCCGTCGATGGCGAGCATGGCGCACACGCTGTGGCAGATGTATGCCGACGATCCCGATCCGCTCGCCGTCGGCGCGCAGTGGAACGCGGGGATGGCGCGCGCGATCAGCGCGGCGATGGTGGCACGCGACGCGCTGCCGGCCGACCGGTTCCTCGACGTGCGATTCGAGGACACGGTGTCGAATCCGCTCGGCGTTGCCGAGGCCGTGTATGCGTTTGCCGGCATGCCGCTCGATGCCGCGCAGCGCGCGGCGATGACCGACTGGATGGCGCGTAACGGCCGCGACAAGCGCGCCGCGCACGACTATTCGATCGCGCGCTTCGGCTTTACCGACGCGCAGCTCGCGCACGACTTCGCCGCGTATCGCGCGCGGCACCTGCGGGCGGCCGGCTGA
- a CDS encoding AraC family transcriptional regulator produces the protein MVLSVPDAARQLNKATVSSAYALFMLMLAEERGIDGGRILAGSGVERDRLAQPDARITPLQQAAIVFNLLDATDDPSIAIEIGLRSSLTKAGLIGFGLMSCATLGEAIALGIRYLPTRVPFFSVRLAQLDGIVDIDVLEAFPLGRLRQFAVENFLVETAILFNSLLYPAPGRTLQSRAELHFEWPEPPWFERYRARLPRCHFDASANRIRCDVALLDEPIGTANAQTAQMIVQQCEAELARLGYAESIVERVRNLLICGDDGYPSVDDVARELHVSARTLKRKLADYGATYSALLDEIRLRDALRLLEGTRLPVDEIAARVGYTDRANFTRAFKRWTGVAPSERR, from the coding sequence ATGGTCCTGTCCGTCCCGGATGCCGCGCGCCAGTTGAACAAGGCGACGGTGTCGTCCGCGTATGCGTTGTTCATGCTGATGCTGGCCGAGGAGCGCGGCATCGACGGCGGCCGCATTCTCGCCGGCTCGGGCGTCGAGCGCGACCGGCTCGCGCAGCCCGATGCGCGCATCACGCCGCTGCAGCAGGCGGCGATCGTGTTCAATCTGCTCGACGCGACGGACGATCCGTCAATTGCAATCGAGATCGGCCTGCGCAGCAGCCTGACGAAAGCGGGGCTGATCGGCTTCGGGCTGATGAGCTGCGCGACGCTCGGCGAGGCGATCGCGCTCGGCATCCGCTACCTGCCGACGCGCGTGCCGTTCTTCTCGGTGCGGCTCGCGCAGCTCGACGGCATCGTCGACATCGACGTGCTCGAAGCGTTTCCGCTCGGCAGGCTGCGTCAGTTCGCGGTCGAGAACTTCCTGGTCGAGACCGCGATCCTGTTCAATTCGCTGCTGTATCCGGCACCTGGCCGCACGCTCCAGTCGCGTGCCGAACTTCACTTCGAATGGCCCGAGCCGCCGTGGTTCGAGCGTTATCGCGCGCGGCTGCCGCGCTGCCATTTCGATGCGAGCGCGAACCGTATCCGTTGCGACGTCGCGCTGCTCGACGAGCCGATCGGCACCGCGAACGCGCAGACCGCGCAGATGATCGTCCAGCAGTGCGAGGCCGAACTCGCGCGGCTCGGCTATGCGGAGAGCATCGTCGAGCGCGTGCGCAATCTGCTGATCTGCGGCGACGACGGCTATCCGTCGGTCGACGACGTTGCGCGCGAACTCCATGTGTCGGCGCGCACGCTCAAGCGCAAGCTCGCCGATTACGGTGCGACCTATTCGGCGCTGCTCGACGAGATCCGGTTGCGCGACGCGCTGCGGCTGCTCGAAGGCACGCGCCTGCCGGTCGACGAGATCGCGGCGCGCGTCGGTTATACGGATCGCGCGAACTTCACGCGAGCGTTCAAGCGCTGGACGGGCGTCGCGCCGAGCGAGCGGCGCTGA